Genomic DNA from Caviibacter abscessus:
TATAACATCGCATTATGATGGAAAGAAAAGTACAAAAACAGGCTTTGATAGAGTTTGGGGAACAACTTTAGGGATAATAATAGGTTATCCTGCTACAAAACTTGTTATGTACTGTTTTACTCATTTTCCCTACCCCCTTATATTCATTCCACTTATAGCCGGAATAGGTACATATTTAATATTTAAGATAGGGTATAAGTTTTTAGGTATACCGACGCCTTCGGTCGGAGCAGTTGCATTTTTGGGGTTAGTAATACAAAACCCTGTAAA
This window encodes:
- a CDS encoding FUSC family protein, whose protein sequence is MKKTSRQGNAHSLVVGVSVYVAVLITYYLASKNVSVYYLKFDKFAIFSAGISAAITSHYDGKKSTKTGFDRVWGTTLGIIIGYPATKLVMYCFTHFPYPLIFIPLIAGIGTYLIFKIGYKFLGIPTPSVGAVAFLGLVIQNPVNTTELYLFGRFTATLIGVIVAVLVAWTINVMKGLK